CCTCAGTGATGTCCCCCTCTGTTTTCAGGGGATTCCCGATAGGCCTATGTTGTTTCTTCCAATATGCTACAGGTCAAAGTACAACATGGTGAGGCAACTCCTGATCGTATAAGGTATAAGGATGGAAACATATTCTGGACAGGCGACTCTTTTCCGTAGTAAAAGGTCTCGTTTTCCTCATGAAGATTTCAAGAACCCATATAGATAGCCTCACGACATCGGTTTGATTAAGAGAAGCAGTAGAACTACAGTCTTAGAGAGGAGGAGCTATGCGTTTAAGTCCGAGAGAGCAAGACAAGCTGATGATTTACGTGGCGGGGCAGCTCGCGACCGACCGAAAAAAACGCGGTCTCAAGCTCAATCACCCGGAGGCGGTCGCCTACCTGACCGCGGCGGTATTGGAAGGAATCCGAGATGGAAAATCTGTGGCGGAGCTCATGACCTACGGGACTCAGTTGTTGTCGCGT
The nucleotide sequence above comes from Candidatus Nitrospira nitrificans. Encoded proteins:
- a CDS encoding urease subunit gamma; its protein translation is MRLSPREQDKLMIYVAGQLATDRKKRGLKLNHPEAVAYLTAAVLEGIRDGKSVAELMTYGTQLLSRKDVMPGVPEMIREFQVEGTFPDGTKLVTVHNPIP